In Geotalea uraniireducens, one genomic interval encodes:
- the trmB gene encoding tRNA (guanosine(46)-N7)-methyltransferase TrmB: MQRMIQIDSPFFLRGEELPDPADWPAIFGNDHPLALEIGCGIGDFIARTAAEQPATNFIAIDFYNKGCYKTARRLEKHGLTNVRVLREEARQFIATRIPRESLNAVYINCPDPWPKKRHRKRRLVNRQFVEFLRDYLVPGGDFYFATDFVDYGLDVADLMPTIAGFANILVPDRYRHELAGYHLSKYMLKFMGEGKKIHFVHYRKND, encoded by the coding sequence ATGCAACGCATGATACAGATCGATTCGCCCTTCTTTCTCCGGGGGGAAGAGCTTCCCGACCCCGCCGACTGGCCGGCGATCTTCGGCAACGATCATCCCTTGGCCCTGGAAATCGGCTGCGGAATCGGCGATTTCATTGCCAGAACTGCCGCCGAACAGCCCGCGACCAATTTTATCGCTATCGATTTTTATAACAAGGGGTGCTACAAGACCGCCCGCCGACTCGAAAAACACGGGCTGACCAACGTCCGGGTATTGCGGGAGGAGGCCCGGCAGTTCATCGCCACCCGGATTCCGCGGGAATCGCTCAACGCGGTTTACATCAACTGCCCCGATCCCTGGCCCAAAAAACGGCACCGCAAGCGGCGGCTGGTCAATCGCCAGTTCGTCGAATTCCTGCGGGACTACCTGGTACCGGGGGGCGATTTCTATTTTGCCACCGATTTTGTCGATTACGGTCTCGACGTGGCCGACCTGATGCCAACGATCGCCGGCTTCGCCAATATCCTGGTGCCGGACCGCTACCGCCATGAGCTGGCCGGTTATCATCTTTCCAAGTATATGCTCAAGTTTATGGGCGAAGGGAAAAAGATCCATTTCGTCCATTACCGGAAAAATGACTGA
- the truD gene encoding tRNA pseudouridine(13) synthase TruD has product MTERRAVSNYLTADLPGTGGVIKALPEDFLVEEVPLYLPCGEGEHTYALIEKRGMTTLEALRRLCRALGVAERDAGYAGLKDARGITRQTVSLPRVAPEAVRAVELPGLRVLAAEQHRNKLKPGHLAGNRFRIRVREVGAGALSRAEAILAVLARRGVPNRFGEQRYGVQGTTHLIGRALVAGDWRQAVELVIGDPALVEGDGWRAAIEAYRRGDLTESLRLFPGHCRAEREILQRLTKRPDAYEAAFNAVHPRLKKLYLSACQSYLFDQVLDQRLQTIDTVVAGDLAWKHDNGACFLVTDATAEAGRTARFEISPTGPLFGCRMTLPAEEPLRREETLLTAEGLTLASFDLPGWRRLEGERRPLRVPVAGALAGMDGEDLLLEFSLPKGSYATAVLREIIKVE; this is encoded by the coding sequence ATGACTGAAAGACGTGCCGTGAGCAACTATCTGACCGCCGATCTCCCCGGTACCGGCGGGGTGATCAAAGCGTTACCCGAGGATTTCCTGGTCGAGGAGGTTCCGCTCTACCTCCCGTGTGGCGAGGGGGAGCATACCTATGCCCTGATCGAGAAACGGGGAATGACGACCCTGGAGGCACTCCGCCGGCTTTGCCGCGCCCTCGGCGTGGCTGAACGGGATGCCGGCTATGCGGGGTTGAAGGATGCCCGGGGGATTACCCGGCAGACCGTCTCGCTCCCCCGGGTCGCTCCCGAGGCGGTGCGGGCCGTAGAGCTTCCCGGGCTGCGGGTGCTCGCCGCCGAACAGCATCGGAACAAGCTGAAACCGGGCCACCTGGCGGGCAACCGCTTCCGGATCAGGGTCCGGGAAGTCGGGGCCGGGGCGCTGTCGCGGGCCGAGGCGATCCTGGCGGTACTAGCCCGGCGCGGGGTTCCCAATCGTTTTGGCGAGCAGCGGTACGGTGTCCAGGGGACGACCCATCTGATCGGCCGGGCGCTCGTTGCCGGCGATTGGCGGCAGGCGGTTGAGCTGGTGATCGGCGATCCAGCGCTGGTCGAGGGGGATGGCTGGCGTGCGGCCATCGAAGCCTACCGGCGGGGCGACCTGACCGAAAGCCTGCGTCTCTTCCCCGGGCACTGCCGGGCCGAACGGGAAATCCTGCAACGGCTGACGAAGCGTCCCGATGCCTACGAGGCCGCCTTCAACGCCGTGCATCCGCGGCTCAAGAAGCTTTATCTCTCCGCCTGCCAGTCGTACCTGTTCGACCAGGTACTCGACCAGCGGCTACAGACCATCGATACCGTGGTTGCCGGCGATCTGGCCTGGAAGCACGATAACGGGGCCTGTTTCCTGGTAACCGATGCCACCGCCGAAGCCGGGCGGACCGCCCGGTTCGAAATCTCGCCCACCGGGCCTTTGTTCGGCTGCCGGATGACGTTGCCGGCAGAGGAGCCGCTCCGCCGCGAGGAGACGCTGCTGACGGCCGAGGGGCTGACCTTGGCAAGTTTCGACCTTCCCGGCTGGCGGCGGCTGGAAGGGGAGCGGCGGCCATTGCGGGTTCCGGTGGCCGGGGCGCTGGCCGGTATGGACGGGGAGGATCTGCTGCTGGAGTTTTCCCTGCCGAAAGGCAGTTATGCCACGGCGGTGCTGCGCGAGATTATCAAGGTTGAGTGA
- a CDS encoding DUF4212 domain-containing protein, which translates to MQREPYDVNLFRPRRGYMTGEVRIILAVLLGWGAVTFGFQILLRLLARNPAGEGFFTDFTFLSFPWHFWFTAQFLPLWFIILCIMFNVYIDRHAEHHSRKRERSHD; encoded by the coding sequence ATGCAGCGGGAGCCTTACGACGTCAATCTGTTTCGACCACGCCGGGGGTACATGACCGGCGAGGTGCGGATTATCCTGGCAGTGCTCCTGGGCTGGGGGGCCGTAACCTTCGGCTTCCAGATTCTGCTGCGCCTTCTGGCCCGCAATCCGGCCGGCGAAGGATTTTTTACCGACTTCACATTCCTCAGTTTCCCCTGGCATTTCTGGTTTACCGCCCAGTTCCTCCCCCTCTGGTTCATCATTCTCTGCATCATGTTCAACGTATATATCGACCGGCATGCGGAGCACCACAGCCGCAAGCGGGAGCGCAGTCATGACTGA
- a CDS encoding VC_2705 family sodium/solute symporter: MTDAGVNFIPLLIVAATLASFIVSGVRARSREASDYGFGGRYIGRLGGGAAIASNWMSAASFLGMGGLLYLQGYYALAYVIGWTGGYVLLLVLMASQIRRFGKYTAPDFVGDRYASPGARLVSAAISITISVIYCTAQFKGIGMLFAWLFGTSYPNGVILGAVVAVSYVIISGILGVARNQQLQYAVLIVSFILPLMLLAHRLGYFWALPQFGYGVAIDDLAREFGIDFTAPFASGSLFEWLALCFTLMVGTAGLPHVLSRFYVVPNNRDARWSLVWGLFFIALIYWSAPAYAVFARLLEARGGMVPPPYAAEKMADIIVIKTAVMGGLPSWMIGILAAGATSAAFFTVAGLLLTGAASLSHDIYYRLINPRASETSKMAIAKGAVVALAAVVLIIALHPPGLIAEITAVAFALAGNTIFPAFLLGIWWGRANRHGVITGMLTGVLITFATPLFGKFVPVVAELFPLTSSAFIGAPIVIGIMIAVSLLTPPPPEEVRRFLAEQVHGHMEAE, translated from the coding sequence ATGACTGACGCCGGGGTCAACTTCATTCCGCTGCTCATTGTCGCGGCAACCCTGGCCTCGTTTATCGTTTCGGGGGTACGAGCCCGCAGCCGGGAGGCGTCCGACTACGGTTTCGGCGGTCGTTATATCGGCCGGCTCGGCGGCGGCGCGGCCATTGCCAGCAACTGGATGAGCGCCGCCAGTTTCCTCGGTATGGGGGGGTTGCTCTACCTGCAGGGGTATTATGCCCTGGCCTATGTCATCGGCTGGACCGGCGGCTATGTCCTGCTGCTGGTACTGATGGCCAGCCAGATTCGCCGTTTCGGCAAGTATACCGCTCCCGACTTCGTCGGTGACCGTTATGCCTCGCCGGGGGCGCGGCTGGTTTCCGCCGCCATCTCGATCACCATCTCGGTCATTTACTGTACCGCCCAGTTCAAGGGGATCGGGATGCTCTTCGCCTGGCTGTTCGGTACCAGCTATCCGAACGGCGTGATCCTCGGTGCCGTCGTAGCCGTGTCGTACGTCATCATTTCCGGTATTCTCGGCGTTGCCCGCAACCAGCAGCTGCAGTACGCGGTGCTGATCGTCTCGTTCATCCTGCCGCTGATGTTGCTGGCGCATCGACTCGGCTATTTCTGGGCGCTCCCCCAGTTCGGTTACGGGGTGGCCATCGACGACCTGGCGCGGGAGTTCGGTATCGATTTCACCGCCCCGTTTGCTTCCGGCAGCCTTTTCGAGTGGCTGGCGCTCTGTTTCACCCTGATGGTCGGGACGGCCGGCCTTCCCCACGTCCTTTCCCGGTTCTATGTAGTTCCCAATAACCGCGATGCCCGCTGGAGCCTGGTCTGGGGGCTGTTTTTCATCGCCCTCATCTATTGGTCCGCTCCTGCCTATGCGGTCTTTGCCCGGCTGCTCGAGGCGCGCGGTGGCATGGTGCCGCCGCCGTACGCCGCGGAAAAGATGGCCGATATCATAGTGATCAAGACGGCGGTCATGGGGGGGCTTCCATCCTGGATGATCGGCATCCTGGCGGCGGGCGCCACCAGCGCTGCCTTCTTTACCGTCGCGGGGTTGCTCCTGACCGGGGCCGCCTCCCTTTCCCACGACATTTACTATCGGCTCATCAATCCCCGCGCCTCCGAAACCTCGAAGATGGCGATCGCCAAGGGGGCCGTCGTCGCCCTGGCGGCGGTGGTGCTGATTATTGCCCTTCACCCTCCGGGGCTAATTGCCGAGATTACAGCCGTGGCCTTTGCCCTGGCCGGCAACACGATTTTTCCCGCCTTCCTGCTCGGCATCTGGTGGGGGCGGGCGAATCGGCACGGGGTCATTACCGGGATGCTCACCGGGGTGCTGATTACCTTTGCCACCCCGCTGTTCGGCAAGTTTGTGCCCGTGGTGGCGGAGCTGTTTCCCCTGACCTCGTCCGCCTTTATCGGGGCGCCAATCGTGATTGGCATCATGATCGCCGTTTCGCTGCTGACCCCGCCGCCGCCGGAAGAGGTGCGGCGGTTCCTTGCCGAGCAGGTTCACGGCCACATGGAAGCGGAGTGA